From Fusarium musae strain F31 chromosome 8, whole genome shotgun sequence:
TAACAGTACAGATAGTTGACATCCTAAGTGCATGGATGACTAAGTTATATGTGCTATGCAAGCTCTCATTCACTGACCACTAGTTTCAACTACACATAAACGTCTTTCGCTGCATGTACGCGGCTGGTTTGCAAAAATGGATTGCGGGGGCCTATTTGAACCGAGGGGAAATGTTTTACACATGGCATCTTTGTGCCTTAATAGCAAAGACGCAGTCAtttttgaagatgaaggttcAGTTGATGAGATCATTTCTTCTATGACATGTCTATCCTTCCAACTACAAGCCCCATTTCATACAGTTCCAAGAGTATCAAGTAATATGACATGCTTGATTTAATCATATAGACTTAGTGGCTGCTGGCTTCAACCTTTGTGCCTCTGGGACGAATGTCCTCAATCTGGGATGATGCAAGCCCTAGTTAACCCAATACGGTGGAAAGATTGGCGAATTCGGCAATAAGGATGATGCGCCCTGATGATACTGGACTCAATTTGGGCTAGGCTTCGTTTTCTCATTACGTTAAAGTACATGGGAGTTTTAGACTCACCCCTCAGCGATCCCCTTGACCGCATTCCCAGGAGATCAGACATGTGCTCTCAGACCCCTCGGAAACAAATCCCGCAAACACCAATCAACGCTCCTCTTTCAGATGCTGGATGTCAGGAAAACAAGAACCAATCATTCTGACCAGTCGTGGGAAATGTTTATGAAGACACAACTCCCGACATACATTCACATCTTATTTCTATCTCCTCTTTCGACTAGTGATACTAGTGGCACGCATGGCACAATCCGAGGACCCTTCAAGCAGCCATGACACCAACCATGATGATAACAAAACGACTACAATGTGGGGGATTATCCTCTGTGTTGTAGTCATTCTCGTCATCTGCGTTATTTGCTTCGTGCACTGGCTACTGCGAAATAACCATATGCCGCGACCTCTGGAGACACAGCTTCCGCGGTTTCGACCGAGCTCCGGTCTGGGAAAGCTCGCTGTGGAGAGTATGCCCACCGTGACTTATCATCATCGGATACATTCGAAGCAGATTCACACGAAGGCTCAAATGACCCCATACATGTTTCGAAAGCAACGAAAACCAAAACTCGAAAAGTTGCGGCGCTATTTCACTATGCCAAACTTGTCTATTCGTTCTCCAAGTATCATCGATCGAAACGCACGACAGGCAGATGAGCGTACTTCTCCGGCGTGTTCTATCTGCACTGAAGATTTTATCGAGGGAACAGACCTGAGAAAGTTACCGTGCAATCACCTCTTCCATCCACAATGCATCGATCCATGGTTGATTGGAAGATCGCGGACTTGCCCATTATGGTCAGTTTTCATTATTTCCGATACAAGCCATCCAGCTGACAAAGCGCCTCTCTTTTATGAAGCCGCGTCGATCTGACTACTCTGGTTACTTTGACGAAACCACAGGCTGTGTACTCGTTTTCTGCACGAGAACGTGTATATCATTCGCAAGCTACGAGGTGATGATAGATACAACTAAACAACAATGAGACAATGACTAGCGATTTGCGATGAGGAGCATGGCCAGGGCGCTTGACGGTGCAATGCACATTCCATTCAGATAGAAATACAAAGTATATTTCTTCCCTGCCGCGAAAGCGGCAATTAGTTTGACTCTATGGTGATCCGTTGGCGATCTAATAATAAGCGCAAAGGTGAGTGTTGTATACCTAGACTGCCAACAGACACCAGAGGCTTTACAGCAACGTTAACGAAGCCGAGATAGTTCCTCGGCTCTTGCCAGTAAAGTACTCAGCTAGCTTGAAAAATCACCTTTGAATATGATTCTCGTTACCCAATCTGTCTCATTCGTGACCTCCAGCTCTCCCTGCAGTTCCAGAGGCCGCCTGTGAGGGGTACGCACCTGGCGCTGATCCTGTCAAAGCTCCCCTAAGTTACAGGGCATGGCAGGCATCCCCACAGGGCACAGACCACACTGTACCGCTGTAGTCTCTAAGCTTAATCGCAAGCTGAGATAAATACCTGCCAGCTACAATTGATGCCACTACAAAAGGGCTGATGATCAGTCCAAGAACAGCATCGTCACAGCCGTAATTTCGCGCTCGTGAAAACGACAGcgaaataaaataaatgcCGCACCGCATGCATGGTCGAGACAGTTCTATGCCGACTCCGCCTCGTAAACAAACAGTCACGAGCCTGTCTCTAAGCCCTTGAGACTGCCCTGCTCTGGGTTCGTCTCTATTCTCCGAGGCGTGCATTATCATCGTAGACCCTTGAATCCTGCCCCGACGCTAAAAAGCTTGTCTGCAACAAGCATCCACTCAATTATCATTGCATCAATTGACCTTGAGTACCGGATGATGCTTCTGTCGCACACGCCCTCTCGTTTCAGTCTGTCCCTCGTCAACACCGCTTCGTGCTCGTTTCTCGCCCAGTCATATCATGCCCACCTTGACTCACACCGCTGCTCGTGCAATCTCGCCAGTGCTACTCGGTACAAAACCAAGCATCTGACACTGGCGATCCATTCCCCGCAAGCAAAGGCGCCAAGGAAATTGGCGCATACGTCATATTCACAGGTACAGCACAAGAGCTTTTGCCTTTCCGTTGACATGTTGGAGCTATAAAATACCTGAAGCTGGCCAAGCCGGATGCAACCGAAGGGGGCGCAGTCATCTCACTTAGTACCGTACACAGCCCCAAACAGATCGTCGTTTTGTCAAACCCCCACCCAAACTTCCTGCAAGTCATGCCAACTGAGCTCGTTTGGGGTATCACGATGACCGTgcagagaagagacaacTTTCACCACTGGACAGGTAGCAGATCAAAGGAGAAATGCAGGGTGGCAATAAGCATAAATGCGATTGAGTTGATGGAAAAGAGCTTGGTGAAATGGCTGTGTCTCAAGGTCAACTGCTCTCTACTTGTAGGATACTATCATCGACCTGAGGGCTTCGATCCACAAACCCAGCTAAGATGAGAGCTCCACCCCGCTACCGTGAATAAAACATGTGCTGAGACGCAACTTCTTGGTGGCTGCACTTGTTTCTTTGTCGCCTACATTTGATCTATGTTTTTGTGAGAGTACGATGAGCCAAGATCTAGATGGCCTTTCCTCAGATTTCAGGAACACCTTCGAGCCAGACGAGAGCACTTTGCTGAATGATGCGACTGCAAGTTTTAGGACTGAGACAGATACTGAGCACGAGAGCGAATGGCCTCAACCCTCCATCTTTATCACCCTGCATCGGTACTAACCCTTAATATTTACATGTTGTTCAGCGTGCGAATCTAACGTCCGTTGCAGCATAAGGAAATTTGTATTGGCAAGCATAGGTGCATCCCAGCGTTCTGTCATTTGTCCTGTATCGTCTAATGCTGCTCGTTAGATGATCCCTACTCTCTGGAACAGCTGAAGAGTCCACGAGTCAACCACCTCATTGTCCGTCCGCTAGTAGACCGTCtgtatgatgagaatgactaCTCTATTGGTGCGACAACACACTTGTCACCATATACCCTGCCGCTATACTGACTATTGTAGTCTACTGTCTTCTCGCAAACCGAGTACAGTTCCTACGCGAACAGTCCAGCGTCATCGACCAGAGCACCAGCATAGCGCGCGCAACATTATGCGAGCTCTTAGCTATCAAGATTCTGCGCAACTTTCACGATGATAATCCAGGTCTAGACGGTCTCTTGCTACTCTCCAAGATGCTGGTCCAGGGCTTTGATCCCTTCCATGGCGCTCCTCCTGAAGTTGAACAGTACGGGCGCTATCCGCAATGGCCGATTCAGAAGCGTGGTGGCCATGAGAGGAAGCTGACAGCACTCGAACTCGCCATCATATCCGAGAGCAAGAATTTTGTCAGTTCTTCGGGATGTAGACGAGTGATTGATGCAGTGTATCGTGGCCAGATCGTCTACACCCCTCTGTCGTTTGTTGATATACTCCCAAACCATTATGAGTATCTCCCTGTGTCTTTATATGAGCCGCGAAAGGCACCGCTGCTTGACCATCACCGTCTCGTGGTTCCGCGCACCCGGTACATGATCGAGCTAGTGCACTACATCATCCTTACTCTTCTGTATGTTTACACGATGCAGTATCGTGATCCTGAGAACTTGACTGGAAATGAGGTTGTTTTCATTCTCTATTCTGCTGGTTGGGTACTCCATGAACTTGCTGCCATCATTGagcatggatggatgattCACTCACAGACGTTATGGTCGTTCTTGGATCTCTCATACACTGTCATCTTTATGGCGTACATTACTGATCGGGCATATGAGCTGGCTGTAAGCAGCGTGCAGAATGGCATGGCACATAACATACTCTGTCTTGCAGCTCCAATTCTTCTGACCAGACtggccttcaacatcttgccAGACCATATCGTCTTCATTTCACTGCACGCCATGATGAAAGAGTTTCTGATCCTCACATTTCTCGCGATATGGTGTTTCACAGGGTTCCTGTTAGCGCTGCAGTGGCTTTCTCCAGGGGAAGGGTCCATTTCGGACGatttcaccatcatcaaatGGCTACTGTGGATCTGGTTCGGACTGGATGGAACAGGAATTGAGGAATCCATACAGTTTCATGCCATTCTGGGTCCGGCACTGACAATCGCGTTTGCCTTTCTCGGCAACACTCTATTTCTCACCATCCTTGTTTCACTCCTCACCAACCGGTTCAGCACCATCGTCACatctgaggatgttgagatccaGTTCCGAAAAACCGTCCTCACGTTTGAAGGCGTGAAAAGCGATGCGATCTTTGCATATCCACCACCCTTCAACCTATTTGCTCTGCTGATACTGCTTCCTATCAAACCATTCCTGTCGCCGCTCGAGTTCTACTCGATCCACGTGTTTCTCGCACGACTTGTTAATGCACCTCTTTTATTTTGCGTTGGCTTCTATGAGCGTCGACGCCTATGGACTTTTGGACCAGACGCAGCAAAAGTCTCGAGAATGTGGAAGTTCACGGGTTTCTCTCCGCACGGTGACATACAGGCTGtgtttgaagttgaagccCCAGCGGAAGTTTTGCGAGAGGCTGATGAATTGGATGGCTTGAGCGAAATGGGCTTTTCTGATGGTGATGCCGTATCAAGACTTTCTCGAGAAAGGGAAATAAGAGCACCGGTTGTATTTAGTCTGAGCAATGCAGGGACATGGTCTCCAGGACAAGCACCCGTAGTTTGATCCTGCTACATAGATATCGTATTTTCCGTGTCTTCCCAAACCATCTTTCCCTCAAACCACGTCTTCAGAACTTTCGCTCCATCAAAGTCACCACGACTCAAATCTCGATCAACAGCAATAAAATTCGCCTTCTTTCCTATCTCGATACTTCCCATCTCTGAACCCTTTCCTACAGCCTCAGCACCTGCTTGCGTTATGATACGGCATATCTTTGCACCTCCAACCTCTTTCGCAGTCTTGCCCTCTTCTGTACCAAAGCGCTCCACGACAGCCGCTAAGGCCGGGAATAGGTCTGGCGTGTCGGTCAAGAACCAGTCGGAACCTACAGTGACATGGACACCAGTATCCTGGAGCTCCTTGAACGGCCATTTGAAGATATGAGGATAGTTAGATGTGAGATTTGTGTCGTGAAATATCGCGGGCGACATCTCGGCCGTGATTCGCAATTCCGTCATTCGCTTTATGTCATCTTGAGAGGCAGTTCAGTATACACTCGGGATCATTGCAATGGGGCCTCACCTTGATGGATCGCATTACAGTGTGCCAGTTCATGCATTGGGCCTGAAGGGTTCGACTGCCGAACTCGCTCGAGAACATCGAGTGCTCGCCTTGCAGAGCCATCACCGGCACAGTGGATCTTGCACGTCAAACCCTTCGCATCATGCTTAGTCAAAGCTTCCAATAACTCTTCGAACGTAAGCAGTAGCCTCTCCTCATCGGGACGCCCATCTGGCCCGATATCGCATTGCGTGAAGTGAGGCGGTATGGGCGCCCCGTCCATCCAAAACTTCACAAATCGTGTATCAACGTGCTGGCTACAAAAGCTTCCAGCAGTatcgatgagatgatggagactTTCGGCTTTCTCTTGAGCAAAACTCTCGGGCGCATGGACAATATGAGGCGAGATTTGCATGTCCAGTCGTCCTTCGCTATCTAGCTCTCGAAGGGCGTGAAGATAGAGGGTGTTAGCGGACGCCTCTTGTAGCGAGGTGATGCCGAACTTGTGAGACATCTTGATCCCATAGATAAGAGCGTCTTTGACAACGGACACGGGTGGCTGAGGTAAGCTGGCCAAGACCCCAGTTGATGCCGCTTCCACCAGCTCCCCAGTTAACTGACCATCTGCCCTTCGCATGTACTGTCCCCCAGGAGGGTCTTGAACATCATCCCCATATCCGACGCGCCTGAGGGCTGCGGTGTTGAGAGCGACATTGTGACAAGAGACATCTCGAACAAGCACCGGCTGCTCAGGAAAGGTATCGTCTAGATACTTCCGATCCATCTTTTCATCCGGAAAGTTCTGGCCTGCGTAGAAGTTTGCAATAAGCCAGTCACCTCTGAAATGAGCTTCGGTACAGGCGCAGCTCGCCTGTCCtttcttgatgttctcggcAATAGTTGCAGCGGTGCTATCAGATCCGATGCTGATCTCGCTCATTTTCTGCAGTGAGGCTACTAGCAGATGGGTATGTGCGTCATGGATCCCAGGCATGACAAAAGTGTTGTCAAGATCGTGGGTGGGTAGACCATGTTCCTCAGCCAAGGCTTGGATCTCTTTGTTGGTTCCAACAGCCTCAAAACGGCCGGATGGGGAAACGATGAAGGCTTCGGCCCATGGTTGTCTGTCATTTACAGTATACACACGGCCGTGTATGAAAGCCACACCAGACTTTTCCATTGTGATATGTGAATCTGTTAGTTGATACAGGTATAACAGCTACAATATGGCAATGGATCGAGTTCATAATGTGCGTCCAAAGGTCTCTGTTATATAATGTCCGACATCCGGAACCCGGAACTTCGGAATCAGCAACAGACATGTTAAAACAAAGCGCAGTAACGGTAGAAGTCCCGAGAGCCAATGGATCATATTGTCAgatagatgaagatggcgaccATGGTCGAATCCTAAGTAGGGATCTTGCTACACATCGCACTTTTTGTTCAGATTAGGAAAAGTGTTTCCTGATAGATCTGCTGGGTTACCCCATGTTCTGTACTGACAGCTATAGCGGTATCTCTGCTTTACTCTAGACTGGTACGGTTGATTTCCGGGGCACTGGATCTAATTGGATGCTAACGCATCGTGTGTAAAAATGTGTTGATACCACCAAGCTTTCTCGTCACCTGTTATTTCAGCAGTTGGCTCACTACTTGGCTTCCCGCCGCAACAACAGTGTTTTAGGAGCTGATCATCAACTGCGGCCTTTCCTCCGATGCAGCGTAACACAGCCAGGCATTGTCCTTCTGTCATGATTATCAGGTTCACTGATTCAGTCCCGTAGCTACTGTTTTTATCCTCACTAGGTGAGATCTGCGCAGCTGGGAGAAGTAGAAAGATGCCACGATGAAGAACCGACCGCGCTGCAAAAATTGAGTAGAGAGCTTTTAGTCAATTAAATCGTCATTCGATCGATATCACTCAAAAATgccaaaagaaaaaacatacaacagcggggattcgctggtcgtcaccgacccaactactgaTCCGCCCCTTACaggcttgactatgggagagcggacgggatcccgtattttcctgcaggtatggtcgtatgtgctTGTTTTGCCGCCACTCGGGCCTATATTGAGCAAACGAGCTACTAAAACACCAACGTGAATAGGCCAGTACCCATTGTCGGTCGGCTTCGGGTTAAGTTAACGCTTTTCTCACAAGGATTCGAGCAGCCTGATGTCTTCgtctaattataaatatgaCAATACTTTCTGTAATGTTTGGCACTCTTGACCCAAGTCATACTACACCAACCGGTCAGACAGAAATGACCAGCCTACTTATTGCGTTGTTGATCAATCATCTCCCCGTTTTTGCTCGCACTCCGATACACAAAACTCACGCCAGACCACCGTGCATGTATGGCGTAACCCGTAATGACAATCAATTGGCTTTTCATGCCATCTCCAGTTTCTGGTGCGTCATATGCACCAACTGCCACGTAGACCTTTGTGATCGAGCTGTATCGGTTGGCGTAGGGGTTGAAACGAGGCTCTTTCGTCTATGCCCAATCTGCCATTAGGCAAACAACGATCAAGGTGGATGGCTTTCTACGCACTCTTCTCAGTACCAAAGAATGCCTTTATGGACATAGACCTGGGATTTTATACAGTTGAAGTAGCGGAAGTGGACGCAATATCACACTGCTAGATCTGACGCCTGGTCACCTTCCCGACCAATCCTTCTTCCCAAATTCATACCTTGCGTCTAGACCACCTTGCATAATAGCCAGCAAGAAGTCGATAACATGGTAGAACAGCTGGCTGTACCGAACCAACCTAGCCACAGTCTTCAACAGGTCGTTCAAGGTCTAGACGACACCCAACTCGCCACCAGCTTAAGAGCAATCGATACCGATCAAGTTCACCGTATCATTCAATGTTTGCGTCGAAATCGACGCCATAATCAGAACGGTATGGCTATCCTTTTCTTTCAACATCCAAATGTGGTCGTTAATAATATCCACTGACACTATTGCCATTTATAGAAGTTCAATTGTGGCCTCGAGACCCGCAGTCAACTGTAGAAGTTCAACCTTGGCCACGCGACCCTACAGAAATGAACGAGTACTACTATCAAGTCCCATATCAGAACCAATATCAGAGCTATCCAGGGGCAGGGTACTACACATACGACTGGAACTGGTATTACTATGATAGCTCAACCAACAATGTTCCATACTGTGGGGATTATTACCTTAGTTTTGAGTATTGGTGGGCACCTGTTGTATGGTATCCTTCGTGGTATTATGTGCCGCTCACTCAGTACAGAGTCCCCAACAGGTCACGCTACAGAAGACTTACATGATTTGGACCTTGTTCGCGGAAAGTTAGCAATCAGCAGTTTTGATGACGAAATTGGGGTCAAAAATGGTTGTCAAATTATGTGAGCCTTACTGAGAGAAACCTGGATACGTCGCTCTTATATGTACGAATATGTTGGGTgatgacatcaacaacaagaccAGAGTTATAAATCCAAGACAATTGGTCCAAAATTCTGAATTGAGCCCTGTATGCAGTATTATGAGGAATTGCCACGAGTAATCATTACTAATATAGGCTGAAATGTGAAGGATTGTGATTTCTTATATTGCCACCATCCTTTCCCATCAGGCTCTGAGCTACACCACCCTCAACATCTGCGGCTGAGCGATATGCCGAATCAAGACAGCACCCTCACCGCACTTGTTCTTATCGAAACGTCATTGGAAGCATACTATTCGCTGACTGCCTTTTTGATTTCGGAATTGCGGCCTGATACTTCCATCTTCACAGTACATTGCATGGTGAGACTGTCGCAACGCTTGGCAAAAGTGTTAAAATGCGGCTCTGAAATTCTGATCTGACGTAGGGTGATACAATTGAGGCTGAACATGGATGGGTTGGGAGACAATTGCTGGCGGGAGGCAGCATGTAAATAATGCCGTCGAAGCCCAATCACCAGTTATAAAGGCTACGCCGACTATCAGTTCgttcttctcctgctcagaAACTCAATACTCATAACCGACTCATTGAATAACTATATGAGAGCAAAGATAACATGAGTGAGCACCTTTCCGTCGACGAAATTGACGAAATTGAACTTCCGGGTGCCCTGTTGAGACTCGATGATCTGGATTCATCTGGATTCATCTGGATTTATCTAGGCTATACGACAACTCTGAATGTCCATGCTCTGTCTACAGGCAACGGACTAACTCGCATCCAGCATAAGCCATGATCACAAGTTATACTACACCCTCCATGTGCTATGATTTACTCTCATGTCTCTTGGACAACAGTGACTTCATGAAGTTAAGTTCTTTTCTGACACCTTGGTAGCATTGCCCTTCTCAGACTCGCTCACTTCGACGGGCCCCTCGAGATCCTCTACGGTTCGGTCACCATACTTCTTCATGGTGAGTTTGTCAAGCTAGAAATGTTTCGTTAGCGGTCATGAGACGGCAGTCAGATATATAGCACTTACATATTGGACCAGCCAGATGTAACAGAACATGACACCACAGCAAGCAAGAAGAGAGATAGCGCCCTTCTTCCAATAAGGCGCGTCAGCAGCACTGTAGAAAATGATTCCCCAGAATGTCCAAAGGACCATGGAGCCGATATTCATGGAGTACAGTGTCACACTGCGCACGGCATCATCACCTGTTCGCTGTAGAATGATGTTCGCCCAGCCGAAGATGAGGGGGTTGACCATGTACGCTGATCCAGCGAGGTAAAAGGCAAACATGACCCCAGCGTCAGACAGATTCCTCACGAGAAGCATGGCTCCTACAACAACTTGAAGAAGGACGGCGAGGACGGCCATTGGAACGCGCTGGCCGGTTGCGTCCATGTGCCATGCTGCAAGCATATTCGCAGCGATACCAACGGCTTGCACACCGAGAGGGTAAGTGTTGATCTGGGTTTGTGAGAACTTGTCTTTGTAATACTTGAGCCAGAGGAGGAAAGTATTTTGAAAGGGGAACCCCTCGACGCTGGCGCAGACAGGTGACCAAAAGAAGAGGATCCAGCTGGTGGGGTGGTTAGAAGCAAATCTTCAAAGGCACTACGGAGGAACATACAACATAGGAGTAAGGAAGACTCGCTTGATCAGAGACATGGGCATAATGTTGTGGCCATCGGTCTTGATAGGGGGGAGTCGGGAAACTGCCAGCTTTCTCTCATCTTGGGATAGGTACTTCGCCTTGGTGATTTCGGGAATATCAGGGAAGTAAAGGAAGCCGAACAGGGCAATGGGAAGGGTGATGATACCATCTACAAATGTTAGCTCCAGCTCATCATTGTGGGTGATTCGGCTTACCGATCAAGAACACCCACTGCCATCCCTGGAGGCCGGACATGCCTCTCATGCCCTTGTGAATGGCTGTCATCATAACACCAGCAAACATGGTACCGACTTGACCCGCGGCAGTGAAGAGGGCAGTTCGCTTAGAGATCTCTTCAGGCTTGTACCATGCGCCAATGA
This genomic window contains:
- a CDS encoding hypothetical protein (EggNog:ENOG41), with the protein product MTTLLFLREQSSVIDQSTSIARATLCELLAIKILRNFHDDNPGLDGLLLLSKMLVQGFDPFHGAPPEVEQYGRYPQWPIQKRGGHERKLTALELAIISESKNFVSSSGCRRVIDAVYRGQIVYTPLSFVDILPNHYEYLPVSLYEPRKAPLLDHHRLVVPRTRYMIELVHYIILTLLYVYTMQYRDPENLTGNEVVFILYSAGWVLHELAAIIEHGWMIHSQTLWSFLDLSYTVIFMAYITDRAYELAVSSVQNGMAHNILCLAAPILLTRLAFNILPDHIVFISLHAMMKEFLILTFLAIWCFTGFLLALQWLSPGEGSISDDFTIIKWLLWIWFGLDGTGIEESIQFHAILGPALTIAFAFLGNTLFLTILVSLLTNRFSTIVTSEDVEIQFRKTVLTFEGVKSDAIFAYPPPFNLFALLILLPIKPFLSPLEFYSIHVFLARLVNAPLLFCVGFYERRRLWTFGPDAAKVSRMWKFTGFSPHGDIQAVFEVEAPAEVLREADELDGLSEMGFSDGDAVSRLSREREIRAPVVFSLSNAGTWSPGQAPVV
- a CDS encoding hypothetical protein (EggNog:ENOG41), with the protein product MAEKVGFGESLRTFFLGAAAKSKEERRLVRKLDFFIMTYCCLSYFFNFLDRAAFANAYVAGLRESLSMTGHDYNTVLSVTTAGMAIGQLPHGIIIQKIAPRIWFPSMVVIWAGLTMASAAAKTVTQLCVIRFFLGLAEASTYAGTIYIIGAWYKPEEISKRTALFTAAGQVGTMFAGVMMTAIHKGMRGMSGLQGWQWVFLIDGIITLPIALFGFLYFPDIPEITKAKYLSQDERKLAVSRLPPIKTDGHNIMPMSLIKRVFLTPMFWILFFWSPVCASVEGFPFQNTFLLWLKYYKDKFSQTQINTYPLGVQAVGIAANMLAAWHMDATGQRVPMAVLAVLLQVVVGAMLLVRNLSDAGVMFAFYLAGSAYMVNPLIFGWANIILQRTGDDAVRSVTLYSMNIGSMVLWTFWGIIFYSAADAPYWKKGAISLLACCGVMFCYIWLVQYLDKLTMKKYGDRTVEDLEGPVEVSESEKGNATKVSEKNLTS
- a CDS encoding hypothetical protein (EggNog:ENOG41) — protein: MEKSGVAFIHGRVYTVNDRQPWAEAFIVSPSGRFEAVGTNKEIQALAEEHGLPTHDLDNTFVMPGIHDAHTHLLVASLQKMSEISIGSDSTAATIAENIKKGQASCACTEAHFRGDWLIANFYAGQNFPDEKMDRKYLDDTFPEQPVLVRDVSCHNVALNTAALRRVGYGDDVQDPPGGQYMRRADGQLTGELVEAASTGVLASLPQPPVSVVKDALIYGIKMSHKFGITSLQEASANTLYLHALRELDSEGRLDMQISPHIVHAPESFAQEKAESLHHLIDTAGSFCSQHVDTRFVKFWMDGAPIPPHFTQCDIGPDGRPDEERLLLTFEELLEALTKHDAKGLTCKIHCAGDGSARRALDVLERVRQSNPSGPMHELAHCNAIHQDDIKRMTELRITAEMSPAIFHDTNLTSNYPHIFKWPFKELQDTGVHVTVGSDWFLTDTPDLFPALAAVVERFGTEEGKTAKEVGGAKICRIITQAGAEAVGKGSEMGSIEIGKKANFIAVDRDLSRGDFDGAKVLKTWFEGKMVWEDTENTISM